One part of the Sorangiineae bacterium MSr11954 genome encodes these proteins:
- a CDS encoding protein kinase: MELTSQRHPIDGEREGELRKLVGRMIDERYRITELLGTGGVGAVYEAEHLGLGRKVAIKFLDREWAQVGSVASRFTREARAASSIESDHIVSVHDAGISDGQPYLVMELLRGEDLGRRLGRCGKLSVAETLHIAAQTLRGLADAHEARIVHRDLKPDNLFLVSRKSDRNFVKIVDFGVSKIEPREAGLSQSFVTRAGTVVGTPLYISPEQAQAASDLDARADIYSLGAIMFECLTGRPPHVGESYEQIILSICMNDAPDLRSLDPGISHEVARVVERALRRDRTRRFVSARQMLVAVTTLPAYAEACQAVGRGAEEPGVEVRGPEVRAEGRDIPRSDPRGAGMGEPGRGSSDIGGEAGDQGRRAGGGRGERGIGREPGHKGREGGGAEVEVLAAKTLLAGGAAMPVPPGSPSGSAPGSPSPSGPMGASPSRTVVLSPASRAAPSRAATELAVADTSPAAGERGVLAASQPPEGRRSMRGVAVIVGIVALVMGGALTMWGLSKFFASERAPRSAPASTGQGVAPESGDAPPRSREEKDEPP; this comes from the coding sequence GTGGAACTCACTTCCCAACGGCATCCGATCGACGGAGAGCGGGAAGGTGAGCTTCGCAAGCTCGTCGGTCGCATGATCGACGAGCGCTACCGGATCACCGAGCTCCTCGGCACCGGTGGCGTAGGCGCAGTCTACGAAGCCGAACACCTCGGCCTCGGCCGCAAGGTGGCGATCAAGTTCCTCGACCGCGAATGGGCGCAGGTCGGATCGGTCGCCAGCCGCTTCACGCGCGAAGCCCGTGCCGCCAGCTCCATCGAGAGCGACCACATCGTGTCGGTCCACGACGCGGGCATCAGCGACGGCCAGCCATACCTGGTCATGGAGCTCCTGCGCGGCGAAGATTTGGGCCGCCGGCTGGGACGATGCGGAAAGTTGTCCGTGGCGGAGACGCTCCACATTGCCGCGCAGACGCTCCGCGGGCTGGCCGACGCGCACGAAGCGCGCATCGTGCACCGCGATTTAAAGCCGGACAACCTGTTCCTGGTCTCGCGAAAGTCGGACCGCAACTTCGTCAAGATTGTCGATTTCGGCGTGTCGAAGATCGAGCCGCGGGAGGCAGGTCTGTCGCAGTCGTTCGTAACGCGCGCAGGCACCGTGGTGGGGACGCCGCTCTACATCTCGCCCGAGCAGGCGCAAGCCGCGTCCGATCTCGATGCGCGGGCGGACATCTATAGCCTCGGCGCCATCATGTTCGAGTGCCTCACGGGGCGTCCACCGCACGTGGGTGAAAGCTACGAGCAGATTATTCTGTCGATTTGTATGAACGACGCGCCGGATTTGAGGTCGCTCGATCCGGGGATTTCGCACGAGGTTGCGCGCGTCGTCGAACGGGCGCTTCGCCGCGATCGCACCCGGCGGTTCGTCTCGGCGCGGCAGATGCTGGTCGCGGTGACGACGCTTCCGGCGTATGCCGAGGCGTGTCAGGCGGTGGGGCGCGGGGCGGAGGAGCCGGGGGTCGAGGTTCGGGGCCCGGAGGTGCGGGCGGAGGGGCGCGACATTCCGCGGTCGGATCCGCGTGGCGCGGGGATGGGCGAGCCTGGCCGAGGCAGCAGCGATATCGGGGGCGAAGCGGGGGACCAAGGCAGGCGCGCCGGAGGGGGCCGAGGCGAGCGTGGCATCGGACGCGAGCCGGGGCATAAGGGCCGTGAAGGGGGCGGGGCTGAGGTGGAGGTGCTCGCGGCAAAGACACTGCTTGCCGGGGGAGCGGCCATGCCGGTGCCGCCGGGGTCTCCATCGGGATCGGCGCCCGGGTCTCCATCGCCGTCCGGGCCGATGGGCGCGTCGCCGTCGCGTACGGTCGTTTTGAGTCCCGCGTCGCGCGCGGCACCTTCGCGTGCCGCGACGGAGCTTGCCGTTGCGGATACGTCTCCGGCGGCCGGGGAGCGTGGGGTACTTGCAGCGTCGCAGCCGCCCGAAGGACGCCGTTCGATGCGCGGGGTGGCGGTAATCGTGGGGATCGTCGCGCTCGTGATGGGAGGCGCGCTCACGATGTGGGGGCTGTCGAAATTTTTCGCATCCGAGCGTGCGCCGCGGTCGGCGCCGGCGAGCACGGGGCAAGGTGTCGCGCCCGAATCAGGCGATGCGCCCCCGCGTTCCCGCGAGGAAAAAGACGAGCCTCCGTAG
- the rpsT gene encoding 30S ribosomal protein S20 — MRRTPAKWGAWTAQAHDDRLTRVLLSIECAARQQTFLSVGARSIHLWFLEGIIVANHPSAEKRNRQRIKRTNRNRAVKSAVRTLVKRVRTEIGAKNQEGAKTALAQAIQALDKAAGKRVYHFKAASRTVARLSAAVHKLTAG, encoded by the coding sequence TTGCGCCGCACGCCCGCGAAGTGGGGGGCATGGACCGCACAGGCCCATGACGACCGCTTGACAAGGGTGCTGCTTTCAATAGAGTGCGCCGCCCGGCAACAGACGTTTCTTTCTGTTGGCGCCCGCAGCATCCATCTCTGGTTTCTCGAAGGAATCATCGTGGCCAATCATCCCTCCGCAGAAAAGCGCAACCGTCAGCGCATCAAGCGAACGAACCGTAACCGCGCCGTGAAGAGCGCCGTGCGCACGCTGGTGAAGCGTGTGCGCACCGAAATCGGTGCGAAGAACCAGGAAGGGGCGAAGACCGCTCTTGCCCAGGCGATTCAGGCCCTCGACAAGGCCGCCGGCAAGCGCGTCTATCACTTCAAGGCCGCCTCGCGCACCGTCGCGCGTCTCTCCGCCGCCGTCCACAAGCTCACCGCGGGCTGA
- a CDS encoding PrsW family intramembrane metalloprotease, with translation MVLSFLRWFVPAVLPAVLLAIGVYRSDDEREPIWLVSLVFVLGGVFGGLSFLIENRAAAWTGLDIRASVSGQAGSLLFLFAVVAPVREAAKVSAAWVAFRTRHFDEPYDGLVYASAAAVGFAAVENAILLRAHPDGGIWLARAAFAFPAHLFFACAWGYALGRSRQLKTPGTMFPVTWFGAMVAHGLYIHFVYGRGPGALIAAAPLLVVMAVVAWIAARDLRNRTTDDDAPVSSLPISSDHRPRISFVPLDALSHPPSLRAVREALRRSEQPVKLRWIAFGALVTLGAMLVGLAAAIAFGNWAHVDFSLVDEHRVSTTAPVALMGAGLLSAFPVSGYLVARASNAPTLLEPALATALALLATLLLLGLAAPVALVFALAFSPVAWGLACAGAWVGRVAKSGA, from the coding sequence GTGGTGCTCTCGTTCTTGCGATGGTTCGTCCCCGCCGTGCTGCCGGCGGTGCTCTTGGCCATCGGCGTCTATCGAAGCGATGACGAGCGCGAGCCCATCTGGCTCGTCAGCCTCGTCTTCGTACTGGGCGGCGTCTTCGGCGGCCTCTCGTTCCTCATCGAGAACCGCGCCGCCGCCTGGACGGGCCTCGACATCCGCGCCTCGGTCTCGGGGCAAGCAGGCTCGCTGCTCTTCTTGTTCGCGGTGGTCGCCCCCGTGCGCGAGGCGGCCAAGGTCTCCGCGGCCTGGGTGGCCTTTCGCACCCGCCACTTCGACGAGCCCTACGACGGCCTGGTCTACGCCAGCGCGGCCGCCGTGGGCTTCGCGGCCGTCGAAAATGCCATTCTGCTGCGCGCGCACCCCGACGGCGGCATCTGGCTCGCCCGCGCGGCATTTGCGTTTCCTGCGCACCTCTTCTTCGCCTGCGCCTGGGGCTACGCGCTGGGCCGCTCGCGGCAGCTGAAGACGCCAGGGACCATGTTTCCGGTCACCTGGTTCGGCGCCATGGTCGCGCACGGCCTCTACATCCACTTCGTCTACGGCCGGGGCCCCGGCGCGCTCATCGCCGCCGCGCCCCTCTTGGTCGTCATGGCGGTGGTCGCATGGATCGCCGCCCGCGATCTCCGCAACCGCACCACCGACGACGATGCCCCCGTCTCGAGCCTACCGATATCGAGCGATCACCGCCCGCGCATCTCGTTCGTGCCGCTCGACGCCCTGTCGCACCCGCCCAGCCTGCGCGCCGTGCGCGAAGCGCTGCGCCGCAGCGAGCAGCCCGTCAAGCTGCGTTGGATTGCCTTTGGCGCGCTCGTCACCCTCGGCGCCATGTTGGTGGGTCTCGCGGCGGCCATCGCCTTTGGGAACTGGGCCCACGTCGACTTCTCGCTGGTGGACGAGCACCGCGTCTCGACCACGGCGCCCGTCGCGCTGATGGGGGCGGGCCTCCTCAGCGCCTTCCCGGTGAGCGGTTACCTGGTCGCCCGAGCCTCGAACGCGCCGACCTTGCTCGAGCCTGCTCTAGCCACCGCACTTGCACTTTTGGCGACCTTGCTGCTGCTCGGCCTGGCTGCACCGGTTGCGCTCGTATTTGCGCTGGCATTCTCACCGGTTGCCTGGGGTTTGGCGTGCGCGGGAGCCTGGGTGGGACGTGTCGCAAAAAGTGGGGCCTAA
- the mtnC gene encoding acireductone synthase, producing MISVILTDIEGTTTDIAFVHDVLFPLSRRAMPAYVAEHWDSEDVRQAREATRQSSPEALTAQLVAWIDADRKESTLKAIQGKIWRTAFESGQVKSHVYPDVPPAFERWKANGTRIAIFSSGSVEAQELLFRHSDHGDLTPFLSAYFDTTTGPKRESRSYTAIADALGVPRTAVAFLSDVVAELDAARAAGMSTWQLLRPGIADDPASPHPKVGTFDALGF from the coding sequence GTGATCTCCGTCATCCTCACCGACATCGAGGGCACCACCACGGACATCGCCTTCGTTCACGACGTCCTCTTTCCGCTCTCGCGCCGAGCGATGCCCGCCTATGTGGCGGAGCACTGGGACAGCGAGGACGTTCGCCAGGCACGCGAGGCCACCCGCCAGTCGAGCCCCGAGGCCCTCACCGCGCAGCTGGTGGCCTGGATCGACGCCGACCGCAAGGAGTCGACCCTCAAGGCCATCCAAGGCAAAATTTGGCGCACGGCCTTCGAGTCCGGCCAGGTGAAGAGCCACGTGTACCCCGACGTGCCGCCCGCGTTCGAGCGCTGGAAGGCCAACGGAACGCGCATCGCCATCTTCAGCTCCGGCTCGGTGGAGGCGCAAGAGCTCCTCTTTCGCCACTCGGACCACGGCGATCTCACCCCGTTTCTAAGCGCCTATTTCGATACGACCACCGGCCCCAAACGCGAATCGCGCTCGTACACCGCCATCGCCGACGCGCTGGGCGTCCCTCGCACCGCCGTGGCGTTCCTCTCCGACGTCGTCGCCGAGCTGGACGCCGCCCGCGCCGCAGGCATGTCGACCTGGCAACTGCTCCGCCCCGGCATCGCCGACGACCCCGCGAGCCCGCACCCCAAGGTCGGTACTTTTGACGCGCTGGGGTTCTGA
- a CDS encoding acireductone dioxygenase: protein MSHLRIYRDDTRPDVFEDHTTFETIRDAAAEANIRFERWDASQPLAEAATQADILTAYAEAITRLERDCGFATADVVSVSASTPNHPELRKKFLNEHTHSEDEARFFVEGSGLFCIHHGGAIYALECTKGDLINVPAGTRHWFDMGPSPRFVAIRLFTDPKGWIADFTGSDVAARFPRFEKAA, encoded by the coding sequence ATGAGCCATCTGCGCATTTACCGTGACGACACGCGGCCCGATGTCTTCGAAGACCACACGACCTTCGAGACGATCCGCGACGCCGCGGCGGAGGCCAACATCCGCTTCGAGCGATGGGACGCATCGCAGCCCCTCGCCGAAGCCGCCACCCAAGCCGACATCCTGACGGCCTACGCCGAGGCCATCACCCGCCTCGAGCGCGACTGCGGCTTCGCCACGGCCGACGTCGTATCCGTCAGCGCCTCCACCCCGAACCACCCCGAGCTGCGCAAGAAGTTCCTGAACGAGCACACGCACTCGGAGGACGAGGCGCGCTTCTTCGTCGAAGGCTCCGGGCTCTTTTGCATCCACCACGGGGGAGCCATCTACGCCCTCGAGTGCACCAAGGGCGATTTGATCAACGTCCCCGCCGGCACCCGCCATTGGTTCGACATGGGCCCATCTCCGCGCTTCGTGGCCATTCGCCTCTTCACCGATCCCAAAGGCTGGATCGCCGACTTTACCGGCTCCGACGTGGCCGCGCGCTTCCCGCGGTTCGAGAAGGCCGCGTGA
- the mtnB gene encoding methylthioribulose 1-phosphate dehydratase has product MTSHLSHHPALEAAASQLVAVGRDFYERGWALATGGNFSMRLGTNAMVITASGREKGELTVDDMVVMDLDGRMLPSNSGSGSGSGPASSSSSSRARPSAETKLHARLYTRIPHAGAVLHVHSPSATVLSRLDAPQGVLEISGYEMLKALSDVRTHQHTERVPIFSNTQNMEDLAHEVDAWMDAFGSDALHGYLVAGHGLYAWGRTMREARRHVEAFEFLFDCTLRTRNATRHAP; this is encoded by the coding sequence ATGACATCCCATCTGTCGCATCACCCCGCGCTCGAGGCTGCCGCATCGCAATTGGTGGCCGTGGGCCGCGATTTCTACGAGCGCGGCTGGGCGCTCGCCACCGGCGGTAATTTTTCGATGCGCCTCGGCACCAACGCCATGGTGATCACCGCGTCGGGCCGCGAAAAAGGCGAGCTCACGGTCGATGACATGGTCGTCATGGATCTGGATGGGCGGATGCTGCCATCGAACTCCGGCTCGGGCTCGGGGTCGGGCCCCGCCTCGTCGTCCTCGTCATCCCGCGCGCGGCCGAGCGCCGAGACCAAGCTTCATGCACGGCTGTACACGCGCATCCCCCACGCGGGCGCGGTGCTGCACGTGCACTCGCCCAGCGCCACGGTCCTCTCGCGGCTCGACGCGCCTCAGGGGGTTCTGGAGATCTCCGGCTACGAAATGCTGAAGGCCCTCTCCGACGTTCGGACCCACCAACACACCGAGCGCGTGCCCATCTTCTCCAACACGCAAAACATGGAGGACCTCGCGCACGAGGTCGACGCCTGGATGGACGCCTTCGGCAGCGACGCGCTCCATGGCTACCTCGTCGCCGGCCACGGCCTCTACGCGTGGGGACGCACCATGCGCGAGGCGCGCCGGCACGTGGAGGCGTTCGAGTTTCTCTTCGATTGCACCCTTCGGACCCGCAACGCAACGAGGCACGCACCATGA
- a CDS encoding DNA gyrase inhibitor YacG, whose translation MSSARCPICRKPLTDAMREARPFCSARCRQVDLGRWLNEEYRISGSETDGTEEAAAASEGPRQGARDRDNDNEG comes from the coding sequence ATGAGCTCCGCGCGCTGCCCCATCTGCCGCAAACCGTTGACGGACGCGATGCGCGAGGCGCGTCCGTTTTGCTCGGCGCGCTGCCGGCAAGTCGATCTCGGACGCTGGCTCAACGAAGAGTACCGCATCTCCGGGAGCGAAACGGATGGTACCGAGGAGGCTGCCGCAGCCTCCGAGGGGCCGCGCCAGGGCGCGCGCGATCGCGATAACGATAACGAGGGGTGA
- a CDS encoding (Fe-S)-binding protein: protein MSALAMVVLLVVAFGAFALAAGRRWLLLRTGRPAQRFDRLGDRVAAVWRYAFVQERMDYYQPAGIAHKLIFVGFVVLLLRTLVLWGRGFVPSFNLWVLAPWMPLGKLYEFMKDTVGLMVITGVSVFFYYRVIRPMKRTTLSLEGLLILGIIFTMMVADMAYDGAAFVLAERDTTLCGITGHEMVSADQCKAIATIVAPYGEAGHVGWSLFPSPAGSFFSMLFEGLSPTALIVLAHAGYWIHSSLVLLFLNLLPHSKHFHVITAIPNVFFRDLSPYGRLPLINATLPSAAPAEAPEASAEANGAPAENGAPAEKKPYSETLMELVGAAGESADPTALAIGIGRIEHFSWKAILDFYTCTECGRCSDNCPAHRTGKVLSPKHLTLDLRNHLYSREKEFIQASTGASAKPAAPAAASGASGAEGSAEAPAPEAAAASNGDLAPKTDGVAPIDLVSTIIHPDVLWGCTTCRACEEQCPVMISYVDKIVDMRRNLVLVKGEFPHELQKPFQGMEVNGNPWNLSRMDRAGWADGLEIRTFAENPATPVLFWVGCAASYDDRAKKIARATARLLKKAGVDFAILAEEENCTGDPARRAGNEFLFAMLAETNAAVLNGYKEQGGIRQIVTTCPHCFNTLKNEYPDFDAKFEVIHHTDYLLGLLAQKKLEPQKAVAGKVVYHDSCYLGRYNGIFDSPRDILRAIPGVELVEAEYWTRQRGLCCGAGGAQMFMEEQNQNRVNVKRTLQLIDAVAKPSRSSASSSASAHAAHAAHAGHSGNGGHGDVLGKQGTVASACPFCMTMLTDGLKSQNLEDSFATMDVAELLDQSCQEDVLAVPSGDLAGVDLSIAAAHVEAPGSSASASE from the coding sequence TTGAGTGCGTTGGCGATGGTAGTGCTGCTGGTGGTGGCGTTCGGAGCATTCGCGCTCGCGGCAGGGCGCCGATGGCTCTTGCTTCGAACGGGGCGTCCTGCGCAACGGTTCGATCGTTTGGGCGACCGGGTGGCGGCGGTGTGGCGCTACGCCTTCGTGCAGGAGCGGATGGATTATTACCAACCGGCCGGCATCGCCCATAAGCTGATTTTCGTCGGCTTCGTCGTGCTCTTGCTGCGGACGTTGGTCCTGTGGGGACGCGGCTTCGTCCCCTCGTTCAACCTGTGGGTGCTGGCCCCGTGGATGCCGCTGGGGAAGCTCTACGAGTTCATGAAGGACACCGTGGGCCTCATGGTCATCACGGGCGTGAGCGTCTTCTTCTACTACCGCGTGATCCGCCCCATGAAGCGGACGACCTTGAGCCTGGAAGGGCTCCTCATTCTCGGCATCATCTTCACCATGATGGTGGCCGACATGGCCTACGACGGCGCGGCCTTCGTCCTGGCCGAGCGCGACACCACGCTCTGCGGCATCACCGGCCATGAAATGGTCTCGGCCGATCAGTGCAAAGCCATCGCCACCATCGTGGCGCCCTACGGAGAAGCGGGGCACGTCGGCTGGTCGCTGTTCCCTTCGCCCGCCGGGAGCTTCTTTTCGATGCTCTTCGAGGGCCTCTCGCCCACCGCGCTGATCGTGCTCGCGCACGCGGGCTACTGGATCCACTCCTCGCTGGTTCTCCTCTTTTTGAACCTGCTCCCGCACTCCAAGCACTTCCACGTCATCACGGCCATCCCCAACGTCTTCTTCCGCGACCTCTCCCCGTACGGCCGCCTCCCGCTGATCAACGCCACCTTGCCGTCGGCGGCGCCTGCAGAGGCCCCCGAGGCGAGCGCCGAAGCCAACGGCGCGCCGGCTGAAAATGGCGCGCCGGCCGAGAAGAAGCCCTACTCCGAGACCCTCATGGAGCTCGTCGGCGCCGCGGGTGAGTCGGCGGATCCCACCGCGCTCGCGATTGGCATCGGCCGCATCGAGCACTTTTCGTGGAAGGCCATCCTCGACTTTTACACGTGCACCGAGTGCGGTCGCTGCTCGGACAATTGCCCCGCGCACCGAACCGGCAAGGTCCTGAGCCCGAAGCACCTGACCCTCGACTTGCGCAATCATCTTTATTCGCGCGAGAAGGAGTTCATCCAGGCATCGACCGGCGCCTCTGCCAAGCCTGCCGCGCCGGCCGCGGCCTCAGGCGCATCAGGTGCAGAGGGCAGCGCCGAAGCCCCCGCGCCGGAAGCAGCTGCCGCGAGCAACGGTGACCTTGCGCCGAAGACCGACGGCGTGGCCCCGATCGATCTGGTGTCGACCATCATTCACCCCGACGTGCTCTGGGGCTGCACCACCTGCCGCGCCTGCGAGGAGCAGTGCCCGGTGATGATTTCGTATGTCGACAAGATCGTCGATATGCGGCGCAACCTCGTCTTGGTCAAAGGCGAGTTCCCGCACGAGCTGCAAAAGCCGTTTCAGGGCATGGAGGTCAACGGCAACCCCTGGAACCTCTCGCGCATGGACCGCGCGGGTTGGGCCGATGGCCTGGAGATCCGGACCTTCGCCGAGAACCCGGCCACCCCGGTGCTCTTCTGGGTCGGCTGCGCCGCCAGCTACGACGACCGCGCCAAGAAGATCGCGCGCGCCACGGCGCGTCTGCTCAAGAAGGCGGGGGTCGACTTCGCCATCCTGGCCGAAGAGGAGAACTGCACCGGCGATCCGGCGCGGCGCGCGGGCAACGAGTTCTTGTTCGCCATGCTGGCCGAGACCAATGCCGCCGTGCTCAACGGCTACAAAGAGCAAGGCGGCATTCGCCAGATCGTGACGACCTGCCCGCACTGCTTCAACACCTTGAAGAACGAGTACCCCGACTTCGACGCCAAGTTCGAGGTCATCCACCACACCGACTACCTCCTCGGGCTGCTCGCGCAAAAGAAGCTCGAGCCCCAAAAGGCGGTCGCGGGGAAGGTCGTCTACCACGACAGCTGCTACCTCGGCCGCTACAACGGCATCTTCGACTCGCCGCGCGACATCCTCCGCGCCATCCCGGGGGTGGAGCTGGTGGAGGCGGAATATTGGACCCGCCAGCGCGGTCTCTGCTGCGGGGCCGGCGGCGCGCAGATGTTCATGGAGGAGCAGAATCAAAACCGGGTGAATGTCAAACGCACCCTTCAGCTCATCGACGCCGTGGCCAAGCCGTCGCGCTCTTCTGCTTCTTCTTCGGCTTCTGCGCACGCGGCGCACGCTGCCCACGCTGGCCATTCTGGTAATGGCGGTCATGGCGACGTGCTCGGCAAACAAGGCACGGTGGCGAGCGCGTGCCCGTTCTGCATGACCATGTTGACCGACGGCCTCAAGAGCCAAAACCTCGAGGACAGCTTTGCGACGATGGACGTCGCCGAGCTCTTGGATCAGAGCTGCCAAGAGGACGTGCTCGCGGTTCCTTCCGGCGATCTCGCCGGCGTGGATCTCTCCATCGCGGCCGCACACGTCGAGGCCCCCGGATCGTCTGCTTCGGCCTCCGAATGA
- a CDS encoding IS630 family transposase, with translation MISAGYDHPIETARGCSSCSCRRAFLRRNREAARDRSGDGEPNPAAAPRNELARAEASRRWQHLSDSRRNGADACRHRGRDARRDGRRTRVGARKALTHANESLRCAAGAHSPGVLSKKKSFLAAERNTLEHRELREAFCALLKNADLNSLVFIDESFVKTGMRREYARSLRGHRVTGSRPFRSWKTLSLIGAIRLGEKPKIMTSKAAVNGTTFLRFIKHRLSSWLYPGDIVIMDNLSIHKMLLVREAILDAGGFPVYLPTYSPELNPIERLWADMKRRLRTLALDAQDELLRTVRRLRASTPITKIAAWFRHSLSEARFN, from the coding sequence ATGATCTCTGCTGGATATGATCACCCCATTGAAACTGCGCGAGGCTGTTCTTCGTGCTCGTGCCGAAGGGCGTTCCTACGACGAAACCGCGAGGCTGCTCGGGATCGGTCGGGCGACGGTGAACCGAATCCTGCGGCTGCACCGCGAAACGAGCTCGCTCGAGCCGAGGCCTCGCGGAGGTGGCAACACCTCTCCGATTCACGGCGAAATGGCGCGGATGCTTGCCGCCATCGTGGCCGAGATGCCCGACGCGACGGTCGCCGAACTCGCGTCGGAGCTCGTAAAGCGCTCACGCACGCAAACGAGTCGCTCCGCTGTGCAGCGGGCGCTCACTCGCCTGGGGTTCTCTCGAAAAAAAAGTCGTTTCTTGCCGCCGAACGCAACACACTCGAGCACCGCGAACTCCGAGAAGCGTTCTGCGCGCTCTTGAAGAACGCGGACCTAAATAGCCTCGTTTTTATCGACGAATCTTTCGTAAAAACCGGCATGCGTCGCGAGTATGCACGCTCGTTGCGAGGTCACCGCGTCACCGGAAGCAGGCCCTTTCGTTCGTGGAAGACGCTCTCCCTCATCGGTGCGATCCGACTCGGCGAGAAGCCGAAGATCATGACGAGCAAAGCTGCGGTGAACGGGACGACCTTCCTTCGCTTCATCAAACACCGGCTCAGTTCGTGGCTGTATCCAGGCGACATCGTCATCATGGACAACCTCAGCATCCACAAGATGCTGCTCGTTCGCGAAGCCATCCTCGATGCAGGCGGCTTTCCGGTCTACCTCCCGACCTACAGCCCGGAGCTAAACCCAATTGAGCGCCTCTGGGCAGACATGAAACGACGTCTTCGAACGCTCGCCCTCGACGCTCAGGATGAACTCCTTCGGACCGTCCGTCGACTTCGCGCTTCAACACCGATCACCAAGATCGCCGCGTGGTTCCGCCATTCTTTATCAGAGGCTCGCTTCAACTGA
- a CDS encoding Uma2 family endonuclease, whose protein sequence is MSASNSNTRGPFHADELRPGDRYELSNGHPIYCLPAGARHAHGNIVGALPLATDPAVESAGIDAGFSPTPHILRAPDIAVGGVPNEPGWIRGAPPLAVEYADTGTDEADLKLKIHELLTAGTEHVWIVRLVGPRRVEVHRPNEPVRTVSSGDVLVADGILKNPVPVDALYDRDKAYQATFQNLLERQGYASLDAVRAEGREEGREEATAQAILHVLAARNLVATDEQKARILACRDPALLDAWLTRAATEASVDALFA, encoded by the coding sequence ATGTCGGCATCGAACTCCAACACCCGTGGCCCGTTTCACGCCGATGAATTGAGGCCCGGCGATCGGTACGAGCTCTCGAACGGGCACCCGATCTACTGCCTGCCGGCAGGCGCCCGCCACGCGCATGGAAATATCGTGGGCGCGCTTCCATTGGCGACCGATCCCGCGGTCGAGTCGGCCGGAATCGATGCGGGTTTCTCGCCCACGCCCCATATCCTGCGCGCCCCGGACATCGCCGTGGGCGGTGTTCCGAACGAGCCGGGCTGGATTCGGGGGGCTCCTCCGCTCGCGGTCGAGTACGCCGATACGGGCACCGACGAGGCGGATCTCAAGCTCAAGATTCATGAGCTTTTGACGGCGGGCACGGAGCACGTCTGGATCGTGCGCCTGGTGGGCCCGCGCCGGGTCGAGGTCCACCGCCCGAACGAGCCCGTTCGAACGGTGTCGTCCGGCGACGTGCTGGTGGCCGATGGGATCCTGAAAAATCCGGTGCCCGTGGACGCCCTGTACGACCGCGACAAAGCCTATCAAGCGACCTTCCAGAACCTGCTCGAGCGCCAAGGCTACGCGAGCCTCGACGCCGTACGCGCAGAAGGTCGCGAAGAAGGTCGCGAAGAAGCTACCGCACAGGCGATTCTGCACGTCCTCGCCGCGCGCAACCTCGTCGCCACGGACGAGCAAAAGGCTCGCATCCTCGCGTGCCGCGATCCCGCCCTTCTCGACGCATGGCTGACGCGCGCAGCGACCGAAGCTTCCGTCGACGCGCTCTTCGCCTAA
- a CDS encoding CDP-alcohol phosphatidyltransferase family protein: MGLYRAADLVTVPGMLSLARIPLGAAFPFVVDRPAVAFGVLVGAAITDVLDGWWARTFNRATATGAVLDPVTDKLFVAAVVGTLVVTGALSPLAILLLSTREVGELPLVVYLATNRSARKRRAEQPKANLPGKVATVLQFGCVGVAILHQSILGALLWITGAAGVFAATSYWVRALGGREG; the protein is encoded by the coding sequence GTGGGGCTCTATCGCGCTGCCGATCTCGTGACCGTACCGGGCATGCTCAGTCTTGCGCGCATCCCACTGGGCGCGGCGTTTCCCTTCGTGGTCGACCGTCCGGCGGTCGCGTTCGGTGTTCTGGTGGGCGCTGCCATCACCGATGTCCTCGACGGCTGGTGGGCTCGCACCTTCAACCGGGCCACGGCCACCGGCGCGGTGCTCGATCCGGTGACCGATAAGCTCTTCGTGGCTGCCGTCGTCGGCACCTTGGTCGTGACCGGCGCGCTGTCGCCCCTCGCCATTCTCCTCTTGAGCACGCGCGAGGTGGGCGAGCTCCCGCTCGTCGTCTACCTCGCGACCAACCGCTCCGCACGAAAGCGCCGCGCCGAGCAACCCAAGGCGAACCTGCCCGGCAAGGTGGCGACGGTCCTCCAGTTCGGATGCGTGGGCGTCGCCATTCTGCATCAATCGATTCTGGGGGCGCTCCTTTGGATCACGGGGGCCGCGGGTGTCTTTGCGGCCACCAGCTATTGGGTTCGCGCCCTCGGCGGGCGTGAAGGATGA